In Aegilops tauschii subsp. strangulata cultivar AL8/78 chromosome 3, Aet v6.0, whole genome shotgun sequence, one genomic interval encodes:
- the LOC109774210 gene encoding uncharacterized protein produces the protein MSDNSDRQNKSEEQANLSEGTSPSSSYDEGSRSTPSNLPKAATRQRKKRTSNSEDEDFVIDEEVTSKKKVIKKEQVAAAGIKPGMKKKAPDRRVPMSKARASTQETMEFSLEPREEEAAGGKKRKERVKKTIARVIGRSSMLRDPDEDDEEEVDVAPSQKSQKLMGDAIKSGAAPSKPKTAPKQSSQAQAPKPTAPKRSTRNIPAAEKKKAPVPEV, from the coding sequence ATGTCAGACAATAGTGACAGGCAGAACAAATCAGAGGAGCAGGCAAatctgagtgagggcactagtccctctagcagtTATGATGAGGGTAGCAGAAGCACCCCAAGCAATCTGCCTAAGGCTGCAACTAGGcagaggaagaagagaacctcaaaTTCTGAAGATGAGGACTTCGTAATTGATGAGGAGGTCACTTCCAAGAAGAAGGTGATCAAGAAGGAACAAGTTGCTGCTGCTGGCATCAAGCCAGGGATGAAGAAGAAAGCTCCTGATAGAAGAGTTCCCATGTCCAAAGCTAGAGCCTCTACTCAGGAGACAATGGAGTTCTCTCTTGAACCAAGAGAAGAAGAGGCTGCTGGAggcaagaagaggaaagaaagagtCAAGAAGACCATAGCCAGAGTGATTGGCAGATCATCAATGCTGAGAGATCcagatgaagatgatgaggaaGAAGTAGATGTTGCACCATCTCAGAAATCTCAGAAGTTGATGGGAGATGCTATCAAGTCTGGGGCTGCTCCATCCAAGCCCAAGACCGCTCCCAAGCAATCTTCACAAGCTCAAGCTCCAAAGCCAACTGCACCTAAGAGGAGCACAAGAAATATCCCAGCTGCTGAGAAGAaaaaggccccagtgcctgaagtttAG